The Dioscorea cayenensis subsp. rotundata cultivar TDr96_F1 unplaced genomic scaffold, TDr96_F1_v2_PseudoChromosome.rev07_lg8_w22 25.fasta BLBR01001464.1, whole genome shotgun sequence genome includes a region encoding these proteins:
- the LOC120256488 gene encoding cysteine-rich receptor-like protein kinase 10 — translation MALVLLLHSPKKLSNIPFFLATFIFLLFHHTSVNASILSFSEITFHCSGGDYTYNSIFYTNLISLLSTLQAKSSSSISVNQTSGDAVDTVFGLYFCTGDLSQDNCQACIQSATKDITARCPSSKQAIIWYDSCEMRYSDTNFFGLPDANGFSMANLFENTSSSRPMELMARLVKDAPTQHPLMFYFIALPAARLYGLAQCSPDLNREGCSRCLTTILAKINACCTSAKGWRYLSPSCWIRYEATPFLQNLDRNNTEMTQSNCPNKETLSNGLNLDNILSDLTANTPLMGGFYNTSQGEKADKLHGLALCRGDLAPQGDSCKNCLINARNNIEEDRQNKTHAIEWYEGCFIKYSNQSFFGVVDMDGRTLCGMKQSNHVAVNASVDMAQGLIRDAVNSSMFVGVGKVVINSSLSSFALVQCTRDLTSAGCRDCLQRGMNMVLNNCDTTKVSFSVSKRSQLDECLSFTSNELAFMDLAIIQVATRDFAEENKLGEGGFGPVYKGVLSNGMEIAVKRLSTKSKQGATEFENEVKLIAKLQHRNLVRMLGWCTEREEKLLIYEYLPNKSLDSLLFDSEKRAQLDWNRRLQIIGGIARGLLYLHEDSLLKVIHRDLKASNVLLDNKMTPKISDFGMAKIFGGDENEANTNRVVGTYGYMAPEYAMAGLFSAYSDVYSFGVLLLEVLTGQRNGKTHLEEHGLTLIRNMWYLWVEGKALELTDPLLGGSYTMNEALKMIKIGLLCVQENAEERPTMSQVVHMLRSSDHTLFPEPNQPPSFMKQRRNFQFDVSSSSNSHSTTVHSANAVTISALESR, via the exons ATGGCCcttgttcttctcctccatTCTCCTAAAAAACTCTCCAACATCCCCTTCTTTCTTGCCAccttcatcttcctcctcttccaccATACTAGTGTCAATGCTAGCATCCTAAGCTTCTCTGAAATCACATTCCATTGCAGTGGTGGCGACTACACATACAACAGCATCTTCTACACCAACCTCATCTCCCTCTTATCCACCCTCCAAGCCAAATCCTCATCCTCCATCTCCGTAAACCAAACCTCTGGGGATGCCGTGGACACCGTCTTTGGCCTTTACTTCTGCACTGGTGACCTTTCACAAGACAATTGCCAAGCCTGCATTCAATCAGCCACCAAAGACATCACTGCTAGATGTCCAAGCTCCAAACAAGCTATCATATGGTATGACTCCTGTGAGATGCGTTACTCTGATACCAACTTCTTTGGATTACCAGACGCCAATGGCTTCTCCATGGCCAACCTCTTTGAGAACACCAGCTCATCAAGGCCAATGGAGCTGATGGCCCGGTTGGTGAAGGACGCTCCTACTCAACATCCCTTGATGTTCTACTTTATAGCCCTCCCTGCAGCACGCTTGTATGGTCTGGCACAGTGTTCACCAGACTTAAACAGAGAAGGATGTAGTCGTTGCTTGACTACCATCTTGGCAAAAATCAATGCTTGTTGCACAAGTGCTAAGGGATGGAGGTATTTATCTCCGAGCTGTTGGATAAGGTATGAAGCCACACCTTTCCTTCAGAACCTTGATAGAAATAATACAGAGATGACTCAGAGTAATTGCCCAAACAAAGAGACCCTTTCTAATGGCCTGAATCTTGACAATATTCTCTCTGATTTGACGGCAAACACTCCATTGATGGGTGGGTTCTATAACACCAGTCAAGGGGAGAAGGCGGATAAGCTCCATGGCTTAGCACTATGCAGAGGCGATCTAGCTCCACAAGGGGATTCTTGCAAAAACTGTCTAATAAATGCAAGAAACAACATTGAAGAAGATCGCCAAAATAAGACACACGCCATTGAATGGTATGAGGGCTGTTTTATTAAGTACTCCAACCAGAGTTTTTTTGGGGTGGTGGATATGGATGGAAGGACACTGTGCGGCATGAAACAGAGTAACCATGTTGCTGTCAATGCCTCGGTCGATATGGCACAGGGCCTCATCCGTGATGCAGTTAACAGTTCAATGTTTGTTGGAGTTGGAAAG GTGGTGATCAACAGTTCGTTGTCTAGCTTTGCCTTGGTGCAATGCACCAGAGACCTCACTAGCGCTGGCTGCAGGGATTGCCTACAGAGAGGAATgaatatggttttgaataaCTGTGACACGACTAAAG TCTCCTTCTCAGTGAGCAAAAGATCTCAGCTTGATGAATGCTTATCTTTTACTAGCAATGAATTGGCATTCATGGACCTCGCAATTATACAAGTAGCTACTAGAGACTTTGCTGAAGAAAATAAGCTCGGAGAAGGTGGATTTGGCCCTGTTTACAAA GGTGTTCTTAGTAATGGAATGGAGATTGCTGTTAAGAGGCTTTCAACCAAATCCAAACAAGGTGCAACTGAATTTGAAAATGAGGTGAAGTTGATTGCTAAACTCCAGCACAGAAATCTTGTGAGAATGCTTGGTTGGTGTacagagagagaagagaagctGCTCATCTATGAATACCTGCCAAACAAGAGCCTTGACTCTTTGCTATTTG ATTCAGAAAAGCGAGCACAACTTGATTGGAATAGACGGCTCCAAATCATCGGAGGAATCGCTAGAGGCCTTCTCTATCTCCATGAAGACTCACTGCTTAAAGTCATTCACAGGGACCTTAAAGCCAGTAATGTTTTATTAGACAATAAAATGACACCCAAGATATCAGACTTTGGCATGGCCAAAatatttggaggagatgaaaATGAAGCCAATACAAACAGAGTTGTCGGAACTTA TGGTTACATGGCTCCAGAGTATGCAATGGCGGGGCTTTTTTCTGCATATTCTGATGTTTATAGCTTTGGAGTTCTCTTATTAGAAGTACTAACTGGACAAAGAAATGGAAAAACTCATCTTGAAGAACATGGCCTGACTCTTATCAGAAAT ATGTGGTATTTGTGGGTTGAAGGCAAGGCACTGGAGTTGACGGATCCTTTGCTTGGAGGTTCATATACAATGAATGAAGCATTGAAGATGATCAAAATAGGGTTGTTGTGTGTCCAGGAAAATGCAGAGGAGAGGCCAACAATGTCTCAGGTTGTTCATATGTTGAGGAGTAGTGATCACACGCTCTTTCCAGAACCCAACCAACCTCCTTCATTCATGAAACAAAGAAGAAACTTTCAATTTGATGTATCTTCAAGTTCCAATTCTCACTCAACTACTGTTCATTCTGCCAATGCTGTTACCATTTCTGCTCTGGAGTCTAGATAG